A stretch of Cucumis sativus cultivar 9930 chromosome 2, Cucumber_9930_V3, whole genome shotgun sequence DNA encodes these proteins:
- the LOC101220122 gene encoding uncharacterized protein LOC101220122: MDQIALSQLATGLSVLAGAVVVKSVIEQKLPMAGSMPRCPTCKGSGRVTCICVRWSDGDVGCRSCSGSGRMSCRSCGGGGRGRPITVQLSMSQSNR, encoded by the coding sequence ATGGATCAGATTGCTCTGTCTCAGCTTGCCACCGGCCTGAGTGTGCTGGCCGGCGCCGTGGTCGTGAAATCAGTAATCGAACAGAAGCTACCGATGGCTGGGTCGATGCCGAGGTGTCCGACTTGTAAAGGGTCGGGTCGGGTCACGTGTATATGCGTCCGGTGGTCAGATGGAGATGTTGGGTGCCGTTCGTGTTCAGGGTCAGGTCGGATGTCGTGTAGAAGTTGCGGTGGCGGTGGGAGAGGACGACCGATCACCGTACAATTATCGATGAGCCAATCCAACCGCTGA